The following proteins come from a genomic window of Pseudomonas putida:
- a CDS encoding DUF4197 family protein yields MIRTSLRFTTLCAGLLLSASALALSLGDLSQKDATGGLKDALTQGAQLAVKQLSTPGGFSNNPDVRIELPGNLGKAAKAMKMFGKGEQVEALETSMNKAAEAAVPQAQAILVEAVKNMSVTDAKGILSGGDDSATQYLNKSSREQIRAKFLPIVKQATDKVGVAQQYNAFAAQAKGLGLVKDDANIENYVTEKALDGLFEMIGKQEQSIRQNPAAAATSLAKKVFGAL; encoded by the coding sequence ATGATCCGCACTTCCCTGCGCTTCACCACCCTGTGCGCCGGCCTGCTGCTGTCGGCCAGCGCCCTGGCCCTGTCGCTCGGCGACCTCAGCCAGAAAGACGCCACCGGCGGCCTGAAGGACGCCCTGACCCAAGGTGCGCAACTGGCCGTCAAGCAACTGAGCACCCCAGGCGGCTTCAGCAACAACCCGGACGTGCGCATCGAGCTGCCAGGCAACCTGGGCAAAGCTGCCAAGGCGATGAAAATGTTCGGCAAGGGTGAACAGGTCGAAGCCCTGGAAACCAGCATGAACAAGGCCGCCGAGGCTGCCGTGCCGCAGGCCCAGGCAATTCTGGTGGAGGCCGTGAAGAACATGAGCGTGACCGATGCCAAGGGCATTCTCAGCGGCGGTGACGACTCGGCCACCCAGTACCTGAACAAGAGCAGCCGCGAGCAGATCCGCGCCAAGTTCCTGCCAATCGTCAAGCAGGCCACCGACAAGGTTGGCGTGGCCCAGCAGTACAATGCCTTCGCCGCCCAGGCCAAAGGCCTGGGGCTGGTCAAGGATGACGCCAATATCGAGAACTACGTGACCGAGAAGGCGCTGGATGGCCTGTTCGAGATGATCGGCAAGCAGGAGCAGAGCATTCGCCAGAATCCGGCAGCCGCAGCTACCAGCCTGGCCAAGAAGGTTTTCGGCGCGCTGTAG